A window from Pongo abelii isolate AG06213 chromosome 6, NHGRI_mPonAbe1-v2.0_pri, whole genome shotgun sequence encodes these proteins:
- the PSMC2 gene encoding 26S proteasome regulatory subunit 7 (The RefSeq protein has 2 substitutions compared to this genomic sequence) translates to MPDYLGADQRKTKEDEKDDKPIRALDEGDIALLKTYGQSTYSRQIKQVEDDIQQLLKKINELTGIKESDTGLAPPALWDLAADKQTLQSEQPLQVARCTKIITADSEDPKYIINVKQFAKFVVDLSDQVAPTDIEEGMRVGVDRNKYQIHIPLPPKIDPTVTMMQVEEKPDVTYSDVGGCKEQIEKLREVVETPLLHPERFVNLGIEPPKGVLLFGPPGTGKTLCARAVANRTDACFIRVIGSELVQKYVGEGARMVRELFEMARTKKACLIFFDEIDAIGGARFDDGAGGDNEVQRTMLELINQLDGFDPRGNIKVLMATNRPDTLDPALMRPGRLDRKIEFSLPDLEGRTHILKIHARSMSVERDIRFELLARLCPNSTGAEIRSVCTEAGMFAIRARRKIATEKDFLEAVNKVIKSYAKFSATPRYMTYN, encoded by the exons CTCTGGATGAGGGGGATATTGCCTTGTTGAAAACTTAT GGTCAGAGCACTTACTCTAGGCAGATCAAGCAAGTTGAAGATGACATTCAGCAACTTCTCAAGAAAATTAATGAGCTCActg GTATTAAAGAATCTGACACTGGCCTGGCCCCACCAGCACTCTGGGATTTGGCTGCAGATAAGCAGACACTCCAGAGTGAACAGCCTTTACAGGTTGCCAG GTGTACAAAGATAATCAATGCTGATTCGGAGGACCCAAAATACATTATCAATGTAAAGCAGTTTGCCAAGTTTGTGGTGGACCTTAGTGATCAGGTGGCACCTACTGACATTGAAGAAGGGATGAGAGTGGG TGTGGAtagaaataaatatcaaattcacattccattgcctccTAAGATTGACCCAACAGTTACCATGATGCAG GTGGAAGAGAAACCTGATGTCACATACAGTGATGTTGGTGGCTGTAAGGAACAGATTGAGAAACTGCGAGAAGTAGTTGAAACCCCATTACTTCAT CCAGAGAGGTTTGTGAACCTTGGCATTGAGCCTCCCAAGGGCGTGCTGCTCTTTGGTCCACCCGGTACAGGCAAGACACTCTGTGCACGGGCAGTTGCTAATCGGACTGATGCGTGCTTCATTCGAGTTATTGGATCTGAGCTTGTACAGAAATACGTCGGTGAG GGGGCTCGAATGGTTCGTGAACTCTTTGAAATGGCCAGAACAAAAAAAGCCTGCcttatcttctttgatgaaattGATGCTATTGGAG GGGCTCGTTTTGATGATGGTGCTGGAGGTGACAATGAAGTGCAGAGAACAATGTTGGAACTGATCAATCAGCTTGATGGTTTTGATCCTCGAGGCAATATTAAAGTGCTGATGGCCACTAACAGACCTGATACTTTGGATCCAGCACTGATGAGGCCAGGGAGATTGGATAGAAAAATTGAATTTAGCTTGCCCGATCTAGAG GGTCGGACCCACATATTTAAGATTCACGCTCGTTCAATGAGTGTTGAAAGAGATATCAGATTTGAATTGTTAGCACGACTGTGTCCAAATAGCACTG GTGCTGAGATTAGGAGTGTCTGCACAGAGGCTGGTATGTTTGCCATCAGAGCACGGCGAAAAATCGCTACCGAGAAGGATTTCTTGGAAGCTGTAAATAAGGTCATTAAGTCTTATGCCAAATTCAGTGCTACTCCTCGTTACATGACATACAACTGA
- the PSMC2 gene encoding 26S proteasome regulatory subunit 7 isoform X1: MPDYLGADQRKTKEDEKDDKPIRALDEGDIALLKTYGQSTYSRQIKQVEDDIQQLLKKINELTGIKESDTGLAPPALWDLAADKQTLQSEQPLQVARCTKIINADSEDPKYIINVKQFAKFVVDLSDQVAPTDIEEGMRVGVDRNKYQIHIPLPPKIDPTVTMMQVEEKPDVTYSDVGGCKEQIEKLREVVETPLLHPERFVNLGIEPPKGVLLFGPPGTGKTLCARAVANRTDACFIRVIGSELVQKYVGEGARMVRELFEMARTKKACLIFFDEIDAIGGARFDDGAGGDNEVQRTMLELINQLDGFDPRGNIKVLMATNRPDTLDPALMRPGRLDRKIEFSLPDLEGRTHIFKIHARSMSVERDIRFELLARLCPNSTGAEIRSVCTEAGMFAIRARRKIATEKDFLEAVNKVIKSYAKFSATPRYMTYN; encoded by the exons CTCTGGATGAGGGGGATATTGCCTTGTTGAAAACTTAT GGTCAGAGCACTTACTCTAGGCAGATCAAGCAAGTTGAAGATGACATTCAGCAACTTCTCAAGAAAATTAATGAGCTCActg GTATTAAAGAATCTGACACTGGCCTGGCCCCACCAGCACTCTGGGATTTGGCTGCAGATAAGCAGACACTCCAGAGTGAACAGCCTTTACAGGTTGCCAG GTGTACAAAGATAATCAATGCTGATTCGGAGGACCCAAAATACATTATCAATGTAAAGCAGTTTGCCAAGTTTGTGGTGGACCTTAGTGATCAGGTGGCACCTACTGACATTGAAGAAGGGATGAGAGTGGG TGTGGAtagaaataaatatcaaattcacattccattgcctccTAAGATTGACCCAACAGTTACCATGATGCAG GTGGAAGAGAAACCTGATGTCACATACAGTGATGTTGGTGGCTGTAAGGAACAGATTGAGAAACTGCGAGAAGTAGTTGAAACCCCATTACTTCAT CCAGAGAGGTTTGTGAACCTTGGCATTGAGCCTCCCAAGGGCGTGCTGCTCTTTGGTCCACCCGGTACAGGCAAGACACTCTGTGCACGGGCAGTTGCTAATCGGACTGATGCGTGCTTCATTCGAGTTATTGGATCTGAGCTTGTACAGAAATACGTCGGTGAG GGGGCTCGAATGGTTCGTGAACTCTTTGAAATGGCCAGAACAAAAAAAGCCTGCcttatcttctttgatgaaattGATGCTATTGGAG GGGCTCGTTTTGATGATGGTGCTGGAGGTGACAATGAAGTGCAGAGAACAATGTTGGAACTGATCAATCAGCTTGATGGTTTTGATCCTCGAGGCAATATTAAAGTGCTGATGGCCACTAACAGACCTGATACTTTGGATCCAGCACTGATGAGGCCAGGGAGATTGGATAGAAAAATTGAATTTAGCTTGCCCGATCTAGAG GGTCGGACCCACATATTTAAGATTCACGCTCGTTCAATGAGTGTTGAAAGAGATATCAGATTTGAATTGTTAGCACGACTGTGTCCAAATAGCACTG GTGCTGAGATTAGGAGTGTCTGCACAGAGGCTGGTATGTTTGCCATCAGAGCACGGCGAAAAATCGCTACCGAGAAGGATTTCTTGGAAGCTGTAAATAAGGTCATTAAGTCTTATGCCAAATTCAGTGCTACTCCTCGTTACATGACATACAACTGA